The Candidatus Hydrogenedentota bacterium genome contains the following window.
GTGTATTTCCTTCGGGCCAGTGTACCTGCAAATTGCGTGGCAGCACGGGCGCGAGATACACATGTCCGTCCATACTGCCAAAATTGTTGCTTAGGCGCAGCCGGTCGCCGCTTTTTACACCGAGGGCCTTCGCGTCGTCGGGATGCATCAGGATGGCTTCGCGCTCCGCGCCCGTGATGCGATCGGTGACGGCGTGGACCATGCTGTTGAACTGCTTGCCGCGCCGGGTGGTCAGGGAGAACTGACCCTCGGGGATGGCCGTGTTCTCCGGCTCGATGGCGAAGAAGTGGGCCTTGCCGTCGGGCGTGCCGAAGGTCCAGTCCGCGCAGAGGTGGGCACCGCCGTACTGGAACTGGTCGCCCTTTTCCTTCAAGTGCTGGATGCCCTCGTAGAAGGGTACGACCCGCGCTATCTCGTCGCGTATGGCCGCCGTGTTCAGAAATTGAAGCTTTTCGGCAAGATCGGGTTTGACCCGCCGGGCCAGATCGAGAAAGACCTGCCACTCGGGGCGCGCTTCGCCGATGCGGCGACCGGGAATCTCGGGGCTGAAGATGATGCGTCGCTCCGTGCTGGTCTCGGTAACGCCGCCGGGCATTTCATAGCGCGTGGTGGCGGGGAGCAGCAGGGTGTGCTCGCCGGAATCGACGAACATCTGGGGCGAAAGGACAATGTCCATGTGGAGCCGCAGGGGGACTTTTTCCAGCGCCTGCTCCACGAAAGGCGGGTCGGGCAGTACTTCCAGAAAATTGCCGCCGACGGAAAAGAGCACATCGACCTCGCCCCGGTCCGCCGCCTCGATCATTTGGGTCGCGCCCATGCCCGGCGCATCGGGCACCGGGAAGCCCCACTGCGCGGCGAGGGCGGCGGCGTTCTCCGTATTGACGGGCAGGCCGCCGGGAAAAGCGGTGGCGTAGGCGCCCATCTCCGCCCCGCCCTGCACGCCGGAGTGACCGCGAATGGGCATGAGCCCGCAACCCTCGCGGCCCACGAAGCCTTTGGTGAGTGCGAGGTTGATGATGGAGCGGACATTGTTCACGCCCTGGACATGCTGGGTGATGCCCATGCTCCATACAAAGACCGCCCGCTTCGCTTCGTGAATCATCTTCGCGAATTCGAGCATGTCCGCCCGGGTCGCACCGCAGGAGGCTTCGAGCATCTCAAAGGATTGCGCCGCGAGGACGGTTTTCAAGGTTTCGAAATCGGCGCTGTGGTTCTCCACGAAGTCGCGATCAATCCAGTCATTTTCGAGAATGTACTTCAGCGTGCCGTTGATGAAGGCGATGTCGGAGCCCACATTGACGAGAAAAAAGCGGTCGGCGATCTTCGTGCCGAAGAGCGCGCTCTCGGGAATCGAAGGGATCCAGTAGCGCGCCATGCCCGGTTCTTCGTAGTTGTTGATTGCGACGACCTTCGCGCCGTTCTTCTTCGCGTAGTGGATGTACTTCGTGGCCACGGGCTGGTTATTGGCCATGTTCGATCCGAAGAAGACGACGAGGTCGCTCTTGATCCAGTCCGTGTAGGAGCAGGTGGTGGCGCCCGCGCCCACGGTGGTTTTCAGTGCCGAGGTGCTCGGGCTGTGACAGATGCGGGCGGCATTGTCAATGTTGTTCGAGCCCAGCGCGCGCACGGCCTTCTGGGCGGCGTAATAGGTTTCATTGGGCACGCCGCGGCTGGTAAGGTAGCAGGCGAAGCGCTCCGGCGTGCTCCGGCGAATGCGTCCTGCGACAAGATCGAGGGCCTCATTCCAGGTAATGCGGCGGAAGCCTTTTTCGCCTCGTGCGCGCAGCATGGGGTAGGGCAGTCGTCCGAGATCGCGCAGCTCCGCGCTCGTCATATCCCGGAGCGGCGCGACATTGTGCAGGAGCGCCGGGTCCAGGGCGGGCATGGTGTTCAGTCTCAGGAGGCGCAGGCGTATATTGCAGAGATGGACGCCGTCGAGGGTCCAGTCCGTCATGCCCGAAGTGCCCAGGGCGCAACCGTCGCAAACGCCATCCTTCAGGATGCGCAGGGCAAATGCGAGCTCATCTTTGTTTTCCCAGCCGGCGCGAAAGAGCTCGGCGAAATTGTTCGGGCCCTGCTCGCCGAGGCCGAAGGGAACCTTGCTCGCCCAGTTGGCGGGAGTCCAGCGCTTGTTCTGTTTGAAGGAATCGCTCATACTCGGTCTCGATGGCTGCCCGGTTTCAATGGCAGCAGTGTAGCACAATCGATCCGACGCGGACAGCCTCCGGGGCGTCGAGGGAAGCACCTATGGTTTCAACGAATCAACGGAATGCCCCAGTGGCTCGCACACCCGCAAGGCGGCGGGTTCTGGCGAGCTTCGTCCTTTTCTCGTTTCTCTTCGGCGGGTTGGTTCAGGCAAGTTCGGCAGAGACACCGTCCGGCGGATTTCGGGGCGTCTATTTCAATCCCTGCTTGAGTGAAAC
Protein-coding sequences here:
- a CDS encoding FdhF/YdeP family oxidoreductase, whose amino-acid sequence is MSDSFKQNKRWTPANWASKVPFGLGEQGPNNFAELFRAGWENKDELAFALRILKDGVCDGCALGTSGMTDWTLDGVHLCNIRLRLLRLNTMPALDPALLHNVAPLRDMTSAELRDLGRLPYPMLRARGEKGFRRITWNEALDLVAGRIRRSTPERFACYLTSRGVPNETYYAAQKAVRALGSNNIDNAARICHSPSTSALKTTVGAGATTCSYTDWIKSDLVVFFGSNMANNQPVATKYIHYAKKNGAKVVAINNYEEPGMARYWIPSIPESALFGTKIADRFFLVNVGSDIAFINGTLKYILENDWIDRDFVENHSADFETLKTVLAAQSFEMLEASCGATRADMLEFAKMIHEAKRAVFVWSMGITQHVQGVNNVRSIINLALTKGFVGREGCGLMPIRGHSGVQGGAEMGAYATAFPGGLPVNTENAAALAAQWGFPVPDAPGMGATQMIEAADRGEVDVLFSVGGNFLEVLPDPPFVEQALEKVPLRLHMDIVLSPQMFVDSGEHTLLLPATTRYEMPGGVTETSTERRIIFSPEIPGRRIGEARPEWQVFLDLARRVKPDLAEKLQFLNTAAIRDEIARVVPFYEGIQHLKEKGDQFQYGGAHLCADWTFGTPDGKAHFFAIEPENTAIPEGQFSLTTRRGKQFNSMVHAVTDRITGAEREAILMHPDDAKALGVKSGDRLRLSNNFGSMDGHVYLAPVLPRNLQVHWPEGNTLLDRTRTAREAGVPDYNAHVTVTPLKENQPS